A DNA window from Thiobacillus denitrificans ATCC 25259 contains the following coding sequences:
- a CDS encoding heme biosynthesis protein HemY: MRWLISIVIVAVLAIALAMAGRYDPGYVVLVYPPWRLEISFISFVLAVVGLVVGGVVLLRLASLTLNLPSIVREQRERRAARRRDENFLGGLKAFVEYRYQDAEQSLGGWQGEPARVGVARVFAARAAQEMRAVLQRERHIQEAVEHGSELAAELFEAEARLETKDAAAALVAINHAKEIAPQHTALLRLELRARQMTGQWDEVDRLLDLLMRTNALEPGVAAQNRRMAYAENLKRRAEDDRALLEYWKKVPSEFKVDPWVARAAARAFLQRGGDDTALDVLEAALDREWNEELVALYGELRASDPRRQIERAEKWLHAHPRDARLLLALAQLCSVQQLWGKAQSYLEASLAIAPTAEGHIRMAELKTQSGQTGDACQHYQKALTLCRSE; encoded by the coding sequence ATGCGCTGGCTGATCTCGATCGTCATCGTCGCGGTGCTGGCGATCGCGCTGGCGATGGCCGGCCGCTACGACCCCGGCTATGTCGTCCTCGTCTATCCGCCGTGGCGGCTCGAGATCTCGTTCATCAGCTTCGTCCTCGCCGTCGTCGGGCTCGTGGTGGGCGGGGTCGTTCTGCTGCGGCTCGCGTCGCTCACGCTCAATCTGCCGAGCATCGTGCGCGAACAGCGCGAGCGCCGGGCCGCGAGAAGGCGTGACGAGAATTTTCTCGGCGGGCTCAAGGCCTTCGTCGAATACCGCTATCAGGATGCCGAACAATCTCTCGGCGGCTGGCAGGGAGAACCCGCGCGCGTCGGCGTTGCCCGCGTGTTCGCCGCGCGCGCCGCACAGGAAATGCGCGCAGTGCTGCAGCGCGAGCGCCATATCCAGGAGGCGGTCGAGCACGGCAGCGAACTCGCCGCCGAGCTGTTCGAAGCCGAAGCGCGCCTCGAGACCAAGGACGCGGCCGCCGCACTCGTCGCGATCAATCACGCCAAGGAGATCGCGCCGCAACACACCGCCTTGTTGCGCCTCGAGCTCAGGGCGAGGCAGATGACCGGGCAGTGGGACGAAGTCGACCGGCTGCTTGACCTGCTCATGCGGACCAACGCACTCGAGCCAGGGGTCGCCGCGCAGAACCGGCGCATGGCCTATGCGGAAAACCTTAAGCGGCGCGCCGAAGACGACCGCGCGCTGCTCGAATACTGGAAGAAGGTTCCGAGCGAATTCAAGGTCGATCCGTGGGTTGCCCGTGCCGCCGCGCGCGCCTTCCTGCAACGCGGCGGGGACGACACCGCGCTCGACGTGCTCGAAGCTGCGCTCGATCGCGAGTGGAACGAGGAACTCGTCGCGCTCTACGGTGAATTGCGCGCGAGCGATCCGCGCCGCCAGATCGAGCGGGCGGAAAAGTGGCTGCACGCCCACCCGCGGGATGCCCGGCTGCTGCTGGCGCTGGCGCAGTTGTGCAGCGTGCAGCAGCTGTGGGGGAAGGCGCAAAGCTATCTCGAGGCGAGCCTCGCCATCGCCCCGACCGCCGAGGGGCATATCCGCATGGCCGAGTTGAAGACGCAAA
- a CDS encoding uroporphyrinogen-III C-methyltransferase, translated as MSTPHDTPPVAAPAAIPHAPAPAPRHALSLVSLLIAVLSIAVAIWSWSDSRERVRELKTELGRRLADSGKEISESRLLARNADDAMRQVSERVAHIESQMAGAQQQQLALESLYKDLVQGRDQWTLAEIEQVLLTAAQQLQLAGNVKAAIIALEGADTRLQRVNKPQFTALRRAIASDLAQLKAVPSVDEVGASARIEALVARHASWPLASAQSSEAKPALRAEGSRDLGQELWTELKHIVQIRRVDRNEAILLPPDQAYFLRENLRLRLLSARLALLAQDQAGFRADLNAVAQMLARYFNTRDAGVAAAQKEVKRLASLQIVTKLPGIDASLAALDAYKGNL; from the coding sequence ATGAGCACTCCCCACGACACGCCCCCCGTCGCCGCGCCGGCAGCGATCCCCCACGCACCGGCACCGGCCCCCAGGCACGCGCTTTCCCTGGTTTCGCTGCTGATCGCCGTGCTGTCGATCGCCGTCGCGATCTGGTCCTGGTCGGACAGCCGCGAGCGCGTGCGCGAACTCAAGACAGAACTCGGGCGGCGTCTCGCCGACAGCGGCAAGGAGATCAGCGAAAGCCGCCTGCTCGCGCGCAACGCCGACGACGCAATGCGGCAGGTGAGCGAGCGCGTGGCGCACATCGAAAGCCAGATGGCGGGGGCGCAACAGCAGCAGCTGGCGCTCGAATCGCTTTACAAGGATCTCGTGCAAGGCCGCGACCAGTGGACCCTGGCCGAGATCGAGCAGGTGCTCCTGACCGCGGCCCAGCAGTTGCAGCTGGCGGGCAACGTGAAGGCCGCGATCATCGCGCTCGAGGGCGCCGACACCCGCCTGCAGCGTGTCAACAAGCCGCAGTTCACGGCGCTGCGGCGCGCGATCGCCTCCGATCTTGCGCAGCTGAAGGCCGTGCCGTCCGTCGACGAGGTCGGCGCGAGCGCGCGCATCGAGGCGCTCGTGGCGCGCCACGCCAGCTGGCCGCTGGCGAGCGCGCAGAGTTCCGAAGCCAAGCCCGCGCTGCGCGCGGAGGGAAGCCGCGATCTGGGCCAGGAGCTCTGGACCGAACTCAAGCACATCGTTCAGATTCGCCGCGTCGATCGCAACGAGGCGATTCTGCTGCCGCCGGATCAGGCCTATTTCCTGCGCGAGAACCTGCGCCTGCGCCTGCTCTCGGCGCGTCTTGCGTTGCTCGCGCAGGACCAAGCCGGGTTCCGCGCCGACCTCAACGCGGTTGCACAGATGCTCGCGCGCTACTTCAACACGCGCGACGCCGGCGTCGCCGCCGCGCAGAAAGAAGTCAAGCGACTCGCGAGCCTGCAGATCGTCACCAAGCTGCCCGGCATCGACGCGAGCCTCGCCGCGCTCGACGCGTACAAGGGGAACCTGTAA
- a CDS encoding uroporphyrinogen-III synthase: MTQPLAGRTILVTRAPRQAAALSAAIRAAGGSAFEFPALAFEAVPVDRLQASLAQVVAADFVIFVSPNAAEFGMAAIGSLAAGRSVLAVGPGTARALAAQGLDAVITPDGQDSEALLALPQLLDVDGKRVVIVRGIGGRALLGDTLAARGAEVHYMECYRRLAPTADAAPLIARWQAGGIDAVTVASAETLHNLAALLGEAGAPLLAHTPLFAPYEKIAAAARSFGVAQATATPGGDAGLVAGLVNWFRNTA, translated from the coding sequence ATGACCCAGCCCCTGGCCGGGCGCACGATCCTCGTCACCCGCGCGCCGCGCCAGGCGGCCGCCTTGAGCGCGGCGATCCGCGCGGCCGGCGGCAGCGCGTTCGAGTTCCCCGCGCTCGCCTTCGAAGCCGTGCCGGTCGACCGCTTGCAAGCGTCGCTCGCGCAGGTCGTCGCCGCCGATTTCGTGATTTTCGTCAGCCCGAATGCGGCGGAATTCGGCATGGCCGCGATCGGCAGCTTGGCCGCCGGGCGCAGCGTCCTCGCCGTCGGTCCGGGAACCGCGCGCGCCCTCGCGGCCCAAGGGCTCGATGCCGTGATCACGCCCGACGGCCAGGACAGCGAGGCCTTGCTCGCGCTCCCGCAGTTGCTCGACGTCGACGGCAAACGCGTCGTCATCGTGCGCGGCATCGGCGGGCGCGCGCTCCTGGGCGACACGCTCGCCGCGCGCGGCGCCGAGGTCCATTACATGGAGTGCTACCGGCGCCTAGCGCCGACGGCCGATGCGGCGCCGCTGATCGCGCGCTGGCAAGCCGGCGGGATCGACGCCGTCACCGTGGCGAGCGCCGAGACGCTGCACAATCTGGCCGCGCTGCTTGGCGAGGCCGGGGCGCCGCTGCTTGCACATACGCCGCTTTTCGCGCCGTATGAGAAAATCGCCGCCGCTGCGCGCAGCTTCGGTGTCGCCCAGGCCACGGCAACGCCCGGCGGCGACGCCGGACTCGTCGCGGGTCTCGTCAACTGGTTCAGGAATACCGCATGA